A DNA window from Bacteroides sp. contains the following coding sequences:
- a CDS encoding transporter substrate-binding domain-containing protein has translation MLKQRKQILLFVALSLLIISVFFVIRGLRSNDQLSAIETEDTIDLPQILERGVLRATTNYNSTNYFVYRGEPMGFHLELLQLFAAHIGVELEVYATNHLEENLNCLLTEGECDVIALDLTVTKSRSELVSFTEPHGQSRQVLIQRKPANWLGLSSSAIEDRMIRNQLDLAGKTIHVQRNSAFVDRLRNLMEEIGDSIYIVEVDKEEEVLIEMVATGEIDYTVSDEQIGRINQNYYAGIDARTPLSFPQNLSWAVRKDMPQLREAINEWMRNFKGTGQFASMYNKYYNNPRSVYIAKSNYNSLGGGNISVFDPYFKQYADIVGWDWRLIASLAYQESRFNHDAVSWAGAMGIMQLMPTTAATMEVDSTSSVPEHILAGVRYLRWLDNILKEHVKDKDERMKFVLASYNAGIGHVLDARRLAEKYGKDPNIWKDNVDYFILNKSKPKYYQDDVVRFGFARGDETYHYVYEVMERFEHYKNAVGS, from the coding sequence ATGCTTAAACAACGAAAACAGATCCTCTTATTCGTTGCCCTTTCCCTCCTGATCATTTCGGTATTCTTTGTTATCCGGGGACTACGTTCCAATGATCAGTTGTCGGCAATCGAAACCGAGGACACCATAGACCTGCCTCAAATCCTTGAACGGGGTGTGTTGCGGGCCACCACGAATTATAACTCGACCAACTACTTTGTATACCGTGGCGAACCTATGGGCTTTCACCTTGAATTATTACAACTTTTTGCAGCCCATATAGGTGTCGAACTCGAGGTTTATGCCACCAACCACCTCGAAGAAAATCTTAATTGCCTTCTTACGGAAGGCGAATGCGATGTGATAGCCCTCGACCTGACCGTGACCAAATCCCGAAGCGAGCTGGTCAGTTTTACTGAACCCCACGGTCAGTCGCGTCAGGTGCTTATTCAGCGTAAGCCAGCCAATTGGCTGGGTCTGTCTTCTTCAGCCATCGAAGATCGCATGATACGCAACCAGCTTGACCTTGCCGGGAAAACCATTCACGTGCAGCGCAACTCCGCTTTTGTCGACCGTCTGCGAAACCTCATGGAGGAGATCGGCGACAGCATTTATATTGTTGAAGTGGACAAGGAAGAGGAGGTCCTCATCGAGATGGTTGCCACTGGTGAGATCGATTATACCGTCAGCGACGAACAAATTGGACGCATCAACCAGAATTATTATGCCGGCATCGATGCACGTACCCCCCTGAGTTTCCCCCAAAATCTCTCCTGGGCTGTGCGCAAGGATATGCCCCAGCTTCGTGAGGCCATCAATGAATGGATGCGTAATTTTAAAGGCACAGGACAGTTTGCCAGCATGTACAACAAATACTACAACAACCCGCGCAGCGTCTACATCGCCAAAAGTAACTATAACTCCCTGGGCGGGGGCAACATCTCGGTGTTCGATCCTTATTTCAAGCAATATGCCGATATAGTGGGTTGGGACTGGCGCCTGATCGCCTCCCTGGCTTATCAGGAGTCGCGCTTTAACCACGATGCCGTTTCATGGGCAGGGGCCATGGGCATCATGCAACTGATGCCCACCACGGCCGCAACCATGGAGGTCGATTCCACCTCCAGCGTTCCCGAACATATTCTGGCCGGAGTCCGTTATCTGCGCTGGCTCGACAACATTCTCAAGGAGCACGTGAAAGACAAGGACGAACGCATGAAGTTTGTACTGGCTTCCTACAATGCAGGCATTGGCCATGTGCTCGATGCCAGGCGTCTGGCCGAAAAATATGGTAAGGATCCCAACATCTGGAAAGACAATGTGGATTATTTTATCCTCAACAAATCCAAACCCAAATACTACCAGGACGATGTGGTTCGCTTCGGCTTTGCCCGTGGCGATGAAACCTATCATTACGTCTATGAGGTCATGGAGCGTTTCGAGCATTATAAAAATGCAGTAGGAAGTTAA
- a CDS encoding DNA polymerase III subunit delta, which translates to MKGKGMFFKDVVGQESMKKQLIANVNKNRISHAQLFLGPEGSGKMALALAYARYIQCRNRGPEDACGTCPSCLKFSKLEHPDIHFYFPTAKVKGMESDDSPEKKPRSKLFYKLWREMLVETPYVRYFDWLEKLGIQNQQAVIYADDCNDIIKDLSLKAYESPYKIVLIWMIEKLQYQAAPKLLKTLEEPPDGTLFLLIAEDKDDILKTILSRAQMVKIPLIPDPSIEQYLVKHYECTVERARHIAFLAGGSFARALRVLESNNEPQADFVVFRDWMRLCFRRDVNGILKWVDKFSGAGRERQKATLQYGLTVFRQCLLENYHAGDTLRLEGEEREFISKFAPFVNHRNALEIIEAFNEAIFHVERNANPKILLTDLSFKLARLFKMAK; encoded by the coding sequence TTGAAAGGAAAAGGAATGTTTTTTAAGGATGTGGTTGGGCAGGAATCGATGAAGAAGCAGCTGATTGCCAATGTGAACAAAAACCGGATCAGCCATGCACAGTTATTTCTGGGTCCGGAAGGTTCGGGCAAGATGGCGCTTGCACTGGCCTATGCGCGTTATATCCAATGCCGGAACCGTGGCCCTGAGGACGCTTGTGGCACCTGCCCCTCGTGTCTGAAATTCAGCAAGCTGGAGCATCCTGATATTCATTTTTATTTTCCGACTGCCAAGGTCAAAGGCATGGAATCGGACGACAGCCCTGAAAAGAAACCCAGGAGCAAGTTGTTTTACAAACTGTGGCGCGAGATGCTGGTTGAAACGCCTTATGTGCGTTACTTCGACTGGCTGGAGAAACTGGGCATACAGAACCAGCAGGCAGTCATTTATGCCGATGACTGCAATGACATCATCAAGGACCTGTCCCTTAAGGCATACGAAAGCCCCTATAAGATCGTGCTTATCTGGATGATCGAGAAGTTGCAATACCAGGCGGCACCCAAGCTGCTCAAAACCCTGGAAGAGCCCCCGGATGGCACCTTGTTTTTGCTGATCGCGGAGGATAAGGATGACATTCTGAAGACGATCCTTTCACGGGCCCAGATGGTAAAGATTCCTCTGATACCCGATCCGTCCATCGAACAATATTTGGTAAAGCATTACGAATGCACGGTTGAGCGGGCAAGGCACATTGCCTTCCTGGCGGGGGGAAGCTTTGCCAGGGCCTTGCGGGTGCTGGAAAGTAACAATGAGCCCCAGGCCGATTTTGTGGTCTTTCGCGACTGGATGCGACTTTGTTTCAGGAGAGACGTCAACGGGATCCTGAAATGGGTGGACAAATTTTCGGGGGCAGGGCGCGAACGGCAAAAAGCTACCCTGCAATATGGGCTGACGGTATTCAGGCAGTGTTTGCTGGAGAATTATCATGCCGGAGACACCTTGCGTCTCGAGGGAGAGGAGCGTGAATTCATCAGTAAGTTCGCTCCCTTTGTGAATCACCGGAACGCCCTGGAGATCATAGAGGCCTTCAATGAGGCTATTTTTCACGTAGAACGCAACGCAAACCCCAAGATTCTGCTGACCGACCTTTCATTCAAACTGGCGCGCCTGTTCAAAATGGCCAAATAA
- a CDS encoding transglycosylase domain-containing protein encodes MNKKRLSGKQKYLRNFWLIVLSPFALLLLLILTISIGLWGFMPTFEELENPRSNLASEIYSADGELLGTFYIHNRQNVKYEEITPNMVHALLATEDIRFHHHSGVDVRSIFRVIIRNILGGQRSAGGGSTLSQQLAKNLFPRGENPSIFSLGITKLKEWVTAAKLERNYTKEEIIAMYLNTVDFGSHAFGIKSAAKTYFNTSPDSLKVEEAAMLVGMLKAPSWFHPVRNPDRAIQRRQVVLSQMARYSYLSPAAYDSIRQIPLDMSQYQVQDQNTGLATYFREYLRMELNEWSTTRLKPDGSHYNIYKDGLKIYTTLDSRMQRYAEEAVAEHMGKDIQPAFFKHWEGYNNAPFGRDLTQSQINTNIENSIRRSDRFINMRRQGIPEDSIRASFNIPVPMTVFSWDGEIDTLMTPLDSIWYYKHFLNTGLMAVEPQTGYVKAYVGGINFLHFKYDHVTASRRQVGSTFKPFLYTLAMQEGEFSPCTKVPNTPVTFDTPQGPWTPKNSSDDREGEMVTLKWALANSVNYVSAFLMKKYSPLAVINLVRRMGITGPIDPVPALALGTPDISVSEMVGAFSTFANKGVFIEPTFITHIEDKNGNLIEAFMPRQEEAMSEETAYLMLELMKGVVESGTGMRLRFRYGFDNPIAGKTGTTQNQSDGWFMGVTPQLATGVWVGAEDRGIRFRSITLGQGANTSLPIWALFMQRVYADETIGLSKEDFEKPSRPLSVETDCNKYEQSENPRDVFQRDIF; translated from the coding sequence ATGAATAAAAAGCGCCTTTCGGGAAAGCAAAAATACCTGCGGAATTTCTGGCTGATTGTCCTTTCGCCATTTGCCTTGCTTTTGCTGCTCATCCTGACCATTTCGATCGGCTTGTGGGGTTTCATGCCCACCTTTGAAGAGCTGGAGAATCCGCGCAGCAACCTGGCCAGTGAGATCTATTCAGCAGACGGGGAACTGCTGGGGACTTTTTATATTCACAACCGTCAGAATGTAAAGTATGAGGAGATCACCCCCAACATGGTGCACGCCTTGCTGGCCACAGAAGACATACGGTTTCATCACCACTCAGGCGTGGATGTCAGGAGTATTTTTCGGGTCATTATCCGCAACATCCTGGGGGGGCAACGCAGTGCCGGGGGAGGCAGCACCCTGAGCCAGCAACTTGCCAAAAACCTTTTCCCCCGCGGAGAAAACCCCTCGATCTTTTCCTTGGGAATCACCAAATTAAAGGAATGGGTAACGGCCGCCAAGCTCGAGCGCAACTACACCAAGGAAGAGATCATTGCCATGTATCTCAACACGGTGGATTTTGGCAGTCACGCCTTTGGGATCAAGTCGGCAGCAAAGACTTATTTTAACACATCGCCCGATTCGCTGAAGGTGGAGGAGGCAGCCATGCTGGTGGGGATGCTGAAGGCGCCCTCGTGGTTTCATCCGGTGCGTAACCCCGACCGGGCAATTCAGCGGCGTCAGGTGGTGTTGAGTCAAATGGCACGTTACAGCTACCTTAGTCCTGCTGCCTATGACTCGATCCGCCAGATCCCGCTCGACATGTCGCAATACCAGGTTCAGGACCAGAACACTGGCCTGGCCACCTATTTCAGGGAATATTTACGCATGGAACTGAATGAATGGAGCACAACCCGCCTGAAGCCTGACGGGAGCCACTATAACATATACAAGGATGGCCTGAAGATTTACACAACCCTGGACTCGCGTATGCAACGCTATGCTGAGGAAGCAGTAGCCGAGCATATGGGCAAGGATATTCAGCCTGCATTTTTTAAACATTGGGAAGGATATAACAACGCGCCCTTTGGACGTGACCTGACCCAGTCGCAGATCAATACGAATATTGAAAACAGCATCCGGCGGAGCGACCGCTTCATCAACATGCGACGACAGGGCATCCCAGAAGATTCCATCCGGGCTTCATTCAATATACCCGTGCCCATGACGGTCTTTTCGTGGGACGGGGAGATCGACACGCTGATGACACCCCTGGATTCAATTTGGTATTACAAGCATTTCCTCAACACCGGCCTGATGGCCGTTGAACCTCAGACCGGTTATGTAAAGGCTTATGTAGGGGGTATCAATTTCCTGCATTTCAAGTACGACCATGTCACGGCCAGCCGCCGGCAGGTGGGATCAACCTTCAAGCCCTTCCTATATACCCTGGCCATGCAGGAGGGAGAATTCAGCCCCTGCACCAAGGTTCCTAACACCCCTGTTACCTTCGATACGCCTCAGGGTCCCTGGACCCCAAAGAACAGTTCTGATGACCGGGAAGGGGAAATGGTTACCCTGAAGTGGGCACTGGCTAATTCAGTAAACTATGTTTCGGCTTTCCTGATGAAGAAATATTCGCCGCTAGCGGTAATCAACCTGGTCAGACGGATGGGTATCACCGGCCCCATCGACCCGGTACCGGCTTTGGCCCTGGGTACGCCTGATATTTCTGTCAGTGAAATGGTTGGAGCTTTCAGCACTTTTGCCAACAAAGGTGTATTTATTGAGCCGACTTTCATTACTCATATTGAAGACAAGAATGGTAACTTGATTGAGGCTTTCATGCCCCGACAGGAAGAGGCCATGAGCGAAGAAACAGCCTACCTGATGCTGGAGTTGATGAAAGGGGTGGTAGAAAGCGGAACAGGGATGCGGTTACGATTCCGGTATGGCTTTGATAATCCCATTGCAGGGAAAACAGGGACTACGCAAAATCAGTCGGATGGCTGGTTTATGGGTGTTACGCCACAGTTAGCAACAGGGGTTTGGGTAGGTGCCGAAGATCGTGGCATTCGGTTCCGCAGCATTACGCTGGGGCAGGGTGCCAATACGTCGTTGCCCATTTGGGCTTTGTTTATGCAGCGTGTGTATGCCGACGAAACCATCGGATTAAGCAAGGAGGATTTCGAAAAGCCGAGCAGACCCCTTTCGGTAGAAACCGATTGCAACAAATACGAACAATCGGAGAATCCTCGCGATGTATTCCAGCGTGATATTTTCTGA
- the ricT gene encoding regulatory iron-sulfur-containing complex subunit RicT, with the protein MDTFDQQDFLSRGCRCAPQPHTRQTQVASHACTKLDSQDWLKDIKPPDIFPRFDIVEVRFKNGRKDFFRCTADMELETGDIVAVEASPGHDIGIVSLSGQVVKLQMRSKKVKPDNPDLRKVYRKAKVSDVEKWVAAVKLEDETMFRSREMASHLKLEMKISDVEYQGDRTKAIFYYTADERVDFRELIKVLAEAFGVRIEMRQIGMRQEASRLGGIGSCGRELCCATWLTGFQSVSTNAARTQQLSLNPQKLAGQCGKLKCCINYENDCYLDYQKALPENAQELMTKKGKAYLQKTDILRGLMGYAYADCPGNIIMLTADRVREIRDANIRNIRPEDLLDDNQGGGKLNGSQEKPPYEMKNNLEDSLTRFDQPTKSRKKKKRKRPGKNNPQP; encoded by the coding sequence TTGGATACTTTTGACCAACAGGACTTTTTGTCACGTGGTTGCCGGTGCGCTCCGCAGCCGCACACCCGGCAGACACAAGTGGCCTCGCATGCCTGCACAAAACTGGATTCGCAGGATTGGCTGAAGGACATCAAGCCTCCCGATATTTTCCCCCGATTTGACATCGTGGAAGTCCGCTTCAAAAATGGGCGTAAGGACTTTTTCCGCTGTACGGCCGATATGGAGCTGGAGACCGGTGACATTGTTGCCGTAGAGGCCTCTCCGGGTCATGACATAGGCATTGTTTCGCTGAGCGGACAGGTAGTGAAGCTTCAGATGAGAAGTAAAAAGGTGAAGCCCGACAACCCTGACCTGCGCAAGGTATACAGGAAAGCCAAGGTGTCGGATGTAGAGAAATGGGTGGCTGCGGTTAAGCTTGAGGATGAGACCATGTTTCGTTCGCGTGAGATGGCTTCGCACCTGAAGCTTGAGATGAAGATCAGCGATGTGGAATACCAGGGCGACCGCACCAAGGCCATTTTTTATTATACTGCCGACGAGCGCGTGGATTTCCGCGAGCTCATAAAAGTGCTGGCAGAGGCTTTCGGGGTTCGCATCGAAATGCGTCAGATCGGGATGCGTCAGGAAGCCAGCCGTCTGGGCGGTATTGGTTCGTGCGGGCGCGAGTTGTGCTGCGCCACATGGCTAACGGGTTTTCAATCGGTTTCGACCAATGCTGCACGCACGCAACAGCTTTCGCTTAACCCGCAAAAATTGGCCGGGCAGTGCGGCAAGCTTAAATGCTGCATCAATTACGAAAACGACTGTTACCTGGACTACCAAAAAGCCCTTCCTGAAAATGCCCAGGAGCTGATGACCAAAAAAGGCAAGGCCTACCTGCAGAAAACTGACATCCTTCGGGGGCTTATGGGTTATGCTTATGCCGACTGTCCGGGCAATATCATCATGCTTACCGCCGACCGGGTTCGCGAGATCCGCGATGCCAACATCCGCAATATCCGGCCCGAAGATCTGTTGGATGATAACCAAGGAGGTGGAAAATTGAACGGGAGCCAGGAAAAGCCCCCCTATGAAATGAAAAACAATCTGGAAGACAGTCTGACGCGCTTCGACCAGCCCACGAAGAGCCGGAAGAAAAAGAAAAGAAAACGTCCGGGAAAAAACAACCCCCAGCCCTGA
- a CDS encoding gliding motility lipoprotein GldH, which translates to MPRTDKYLIFLLLAIAGLLTSCDRSVVFEGHKALPASGWPYTEKVHFEALIEDTTSLHNMYVDVRNTTDYGYSNLYLFLDIEFPDGTLLRDTLECTLAEKSGEWTGKGFGKIRSNRFLFRTDVWFPGAGKYFFGVEQAMRTDKLEGIADIGLRIERK; encoded by the coding sequence ATGCCAAGAACTGACAAATATCTGATTTTCTTGCTGCTGGCCATCGCCGGGCTGCTGACCTCGTGCGACCGATCGGTGGTTTTTGAAGGGCACAAGGCCCTGCCAGCTTCGGGATGGCCCTACACTGAAAAGGTACATTTTGAAGCCCTTATTGAAGACACGACCAGTCTCCACAACATGTATGTCGATGTAAGGAACACAACGGATTATGGTTACAGCAACCTTTACCTGTTTCTCGATATTGAATTTCCTGACGGCACGCTGCTACGCGACACCCTGGAGTGCACCCTTGCGGAGAAGAGTGGGGAGTGGACCGGCAAGGGCTTTGGCAAAATCCGCTCTAATCGTTTCCTGTTTCGTACGGATGTTTGGTTTCCCGGGGCCGGCAAGTATTTCTTCGGCGTGGAACAAGCTATGCGCACCGATAAACTGGAGGGCATTGCAGATATTGGCCTGCGCATTGAAAGAAAATAA
- the polA gene encoding DNA polymerase I, with the protein MSTPQKKLFLLDAMALIYRAYYAFSKNPRINSKGLNTSAILGFANTLTEVLKKENPTHIAVAFDSKAPTVRHTDFAEYKAQRLEVPEDIIASLPYIRQLVEGFNIPVIAMDGYEADDIIGTLAKKAEREGFQVFMMTPDKDFGQLVSENIFMYKPARMGNGAEIWGVKQVCERYGIERPEQVIDLLGLWGDASDNIPGVPGIGEKKAKNLIQEFDSIENLLENVDQVKEKRSQENLRAYSEQAILSKKLATIILDVPVAFDVEALRLKDPNPKALLPLFEELEFRTFAKRLFTDTEMIPEEKARQAVAQTGQMDLFGGTGLFDDEASAEEKLEKLLKEKDYKTLETGKPLEELLARIRKEKHFCFDTETTGLDVIEAQLTGIAFCLKPGQAWYLPFPEDQKESLSLAKTLRPVFEDPAIEKTGQNLKFDIAVLRNYSILTEGKLFDTMLAHYLLQPDMRHNMDALAQSYLDYSPVSIEALIGRKGKGQLSMREVPIEKVTAYACEDADITLQLREVFEPMLKEQNLLDLFHTVETPLIPVLAEMERHGVSINEKALDDYSKLLEKQISDIEQEIYELAGVRFNIGSPKQLGEILFVRLKVSEKAKKTKTKQYSTSEDVLSKLADKHPIINKILDYRSLTKLKSTYVDSLPKLVNPKTGRIHTSYNQAVAATGRLSSNNPNLQNIPIRTEEGRLIRKAFVPVNKEFTLLAADYSQIELRIIASLSKDEAMMEAFRQNLDIHTATAAKVYELSLDEVTREMRRNAKTVNFGIVYGISAFGLADRLNIPKQEAAQIIDQYFEKYPGIKRYMNETIEFARTHEYVSTIMGRRRYIKDINSGNAMQRGFAERNAINAPVQGSAADMIKLAMIAIHREMKEKQMKSRMLMQVHDELVFEVQLDEVDEMKALVEDKMKNAMQLDVPVLVEMSTGNNWLEAH; encoded by the coding sequence ATGTCAACCCCCCAAAAGAAGCTTTTCCTGCTCGATGCCATGGCCCTTATCTATCGGGCATATTATGCTTTCAGCAAAAACCCCAGGATTAACTCCAAAGGATTGAACACCTCAGCCATCCTTGGTTTTGCCAACACCCTTACCGAGGTGCTAAAAAAGGAAAACCCTACCCATATCGCCGTGGCTTTTGACTCGAAAGCCCCTACGGTCAGACATACCGACTTTGCCGAATATAAGGCCCAACGTCTGGAGGTACCAGAAGACATCATTGCCTCCCTGCCATATATCCGACAATTGGTGGAAGGCTTCAATATCCCGGTGATTGCCATGGACGGCTATGAAGCTGACGACATCATCGGCACTTTGGCCAAGAAGGCCGAGCGAGAAGGCTTCCAGGTATTTATGATGACGCCTGACAAGGACTTCGGGCAATTGGTTTCAGAAAACATTTTCATGTATAAACCTGCCCGCATGGGCAATGGCGCCGAGATCTGGGGCGTAAAGCAAGTGTGTGAAAGATATGGCATTGAACGGCCTGAACAGGTCATTGACCTGCTGGGGCTCTGGGGCGATGCCTCTGATAACATCCCTGGCGTGCCCGGTATCGGCGAAAAGAAAGCCAAAAACCTGATCCAGGAATTTGATTCCATCGAAAACCTCCTGGAAAACGTCGACCAGGTAAAAGAAAAAAGAAGCCAGGAAAACCTGCGCGCCTATTCCGAACAAGCCATTCTCTCTAAAAAACTCGCCACCATTATTCTGGATGTGCCTGTGGCATTCGACGTGGAAGCCCTGCGCCTGAAAGACCCCAATCCCAAGGCCCTACTCCCCCTCTTCGAAGAACTTGAGTTCCGAACCTTTGCCAAAAGGCTTTTTACGGATACCGAAATGATTCCCGAGGAAAAAGCCCGCCAGGCCGTTGCCCAGACCGGGCAAATGGATCTCTTTGGCGGCACAGGGCTCTTTGATGACGAAGCTTCCGCCGAAGAAAAGCTGGAAAAACTACTTAAAGAAAAGGATTACAAGACCCTGGAGACGGGAAAGCCCCTTGAAGAACTGCTGGCACGAATCCGCAAGGAAAAACATTTCTGCTTTGACACCGAGACTACCGGCCTCGATGTTATCGAAGCCCAGTTAACGGGAATCGCCTTCTGTCTGAAGCCCGGGCAGGCATGGTATTTGCCTTTCCCTGAAGACCAAAAAGAATCGTTGTCACTGGCCAAAACCCTTCGCCCCGTTTTCGAAGACCCAGCCATCGAAAAAACCGGACAAAACCTCAAGTTCGACATTGCCGTACTGCGCAATTACAGCATCCTGACCGAAGGAAAGCTGTTCGACACCATGCTGGCGCATTACCTCCTACAACCCGACATGCGGCACAACATGGACGCGCTGGCGCAGAGTTACCTGGACTATTCCCCGGTAAGCATCGAAGCGCTTATCGGCCGTAAGGGCAAGGGGCAGCTAAGTATGCGTGAGGTCCCCATCGAAAAGGTTACAGCCTATGCCTGCGAAGACGCTGACATTACCCTGCAGCTGCGTGAGGTCTTTGAGCCCATGCTGAAAGAACAAAACCTCCTTGATCTTTTCCATACGGTTGAGACGCCGCTTATTCCCGTCCTGGCCGAGATGGAACGCCACGGAGTAAGCATCAACGAAAAAGCCCTCGACGATTATTCAAAATTGCTGGAAAAACAAATTTCAGACATTGAACAGGAGATATACGAGCTGGCAGGCGTCCGCTTCAATATCGGGTCCCCAAAACAATTGGGCGAGATTCTTTTTGTGAGGCTGAAAGTGTCGGAAAAGGCGAAAAAAACCAAGACCAAACAATACAGCACCTCTGAAGATGTGTTGTCGAAACTGGCCGACAAACACCCCATCATCAACAAGATACTCGATTACCGTTCGCTAACCAAGTTGAAATCGACTTACGTGGATTCCCTGCCCAAACTGGTCAATCCCAAAACCGGTCGCATCCACACCTCTTACAACCAGGCAGTAGCTGCCACGGGCAGGTTGTCATCGAACAACCCCAACCTGCAAAACATTCCCATTCGCACCGAGGAAGGCCGGCTAATCAGGAAAGCCTTTGTGCCGGTCAATAAGGAATTTACTTTACTGGCTGCGGACTACAGCCAAATCGAGCTGCGCATCATCGCTTCCCTCAGCAAGGATGAAGCCATGATGGAGGCGTTTCGACAAAACCTCGACATCCACACCGCCACTGCCGCCAAGGTTTACGAGCTAAGCCTTGATGAGGTGACCCGCGAGATGCGGCGCAATGCCAAGACCGTCAACTTCGGCATCGTATACGGGATTTCAGCTTTCGGGCTGGCCGACAGGCTCAACATCCCCAAGCAGGAAGCTGCCCAGATCATCGACCAGTATTTTGAGAAGTACCCGGGCATCAAACGTTATATGAACGAAACCATTGAATTTGCGCGTACCCACGAATATGTTTCAACCATCATGGGGCGCCGCCGTTACATCAAGGACATCAACAGCGGCAATGCCATGCAGCGGGGTTTTGCCGAACGCAACGCCATCAACGCCCCGGTGCAGGGCTCAGCAGCCGATATGATCAAACTAGCCATGATCGCCATCCACCGCGAAATGAAGGAGAAACAAATGAAGTCGCGCATGCTGATGCAGGTCCATGACGAACTGGTTTTTGAAGTGCAGCTCGACGAGGTGGATGAAATGAAAGCCCTGGTGGAAGACAAGATGAAAAATGCCATGCAACTAGATGTGCCCGTGCTGGTTGAAATGAGCACCGGCAATAATTGGCTCGAAGCCCATTGA